The region GGCATCATCGGTGCTCTGGTGCAGGCTGCGGTGAGCCAGATTGCGGACACGATCTCCGACAAAGGCCATGATGTTGCTGGCGTGACCAGCTCGCGCCTGCTCGCGGCGGGTCATCCACGCGGGATGCTGTACGGGCCTCGCTCATTGCAATACGGTAAAGAAACGTACTGATCTGCCAGGTAGTACGTCGCTAAATCGACATAACCAACGCCGTTCGTTATTGAACGGCGTTTTTTATCACCTTAATCCGGTCGTCGGTGATGCTACGCGTCAGCGGCCTGATTGCGATGTTGTTTATGATTGCGCGTTATCCAGACGAAGGCCGAGGTTAGCAACAGAATCAGCGTTGCGGCTGCCAGTACGGCGGAAAACCCAGAATCAAAAGCGGCATGTGCCTGTGTGATAAGCGTCCGCTGCATATTTTCTGGTAAAGATTCGGCAAAAATTAACGCTTCATCCAGACTGTCATAGGCGGTGTCTGGTACGCTAAACCCAGTAGGTAGCATAAACGTCGCGGAATAAGCGAAAGACAGCAAACTGCCCATCAACGTCACTCCTGTCGCGCCACCCAATTCATAAGACACTTCTTCTATTGATGCTGCCATCCCCGCTTTTGCCGCGGGAGCAACCTGCATAATGGTGCTCGATGCGGCTGTCATGGTTGACCCCACACCAGCACCAATCACCGTCAAACTGATGATTTGTACCACTGTGCTGGCATTGTGCAGCAGCAGATAGCTCCCCATACCCAATGCCGAAATCAGCAGGCCTGCCGCCAGTATTTTCCCACTACTCACATGCGGTAATATCTTTCCGGTCAATGGACCGGAGATAAAAGACGCCAGCGACAGCGGTAAAATGAACAATCCTGCCTGTAGTGGAGATAGCCCGACCACTAACTGCAATCGCTGTGTGAAAGCCAGTTCCATTCCGATCAATGCGGCAGCCGCCACGATGGCAGCCGCTACAGCGGCGCTGAAAGGCCGCAGGCGGAAGAGGGAGAAATCTACTAAAGGATGCGTGCTGTTACGCTGACGCCTGACGAATAGGGTAATGAATGCTACACCGATAAGCAGAGCGATCAGCGCATCGTCATAAGAGGGAACTCGCTTGCCCAGTTCTTTTATTGCATAGGTCACACCAATTAAACCCACCATGATTAATAGGGAACCAATGAAATCCCAGCGGTGTGAGGCGTTGCCTGGCCGATGTGGAATCACGGTGATTCCCATGATGAGTGCAAGCAGCACTACGGGTACATTAATGAGGAAAACCGATCCCCACCAGAAATATTCAAGCAGTATCCCCCCCATTACGGGGCCAAATGCTGCGCCGCCGGATGCCACCGCAGCCCAGATACCAATTGCCAGCGCGCGTTCCCGTTCATCAGCGAAAGTCAGACGGATAATCGAGAGGGTGGCTGGCATCATCATGGCTGCCCCTACCGCCAGCAAAGCACGAGCGGCGATAAGAATACCGGGGGTGGGCGAATAAGCCGCCAGCAATGATGCGGTACCAAAAACCACCAGGCCAGAAATAAATAAAGGCTTATGGCCTAGCTTATCACCTAGTGTACCCATGCCCAACAGCAAACCAGAAGCGACCAGCGCGTAGATATTAACGATCCACAGCTTATCCGATGCGGTCGCGTGCAAATCATGGGTTAGCGTTGGGAGCGCGGTGTACAGCACTGTCATATCGATAACAATCAGGAAAAGGGCACTGGAAACAATGGCCAAAATCAGCCATTTTTTGGGTGATTGCATAGCGGGATCTCTACCTTGAACTTCTATTTTTCATCTGTTGGATAGCGTTCTGATGATATAGAATCGCTTTTTAAATACAAACGTATTTTAAACCGAGGAAGACATGGGGCGTCATAAGAGCATTAATCGTGCGTGCGTGTTGGATGCGGCGGAGCAGATTGTCCGCACGCAGGGAACGGCTGCGCTTACTATCGATGCGGTCGCTAAAGCTGCGGGCGTGACAAAAGGCGGTATTCAGTCGTGCTTCGGGACGAAAGATGAGCTGATTCATGCGATGTATCAGCGCTGGGAAGATGAGTTTGATGAGATGGCTGCCATGTGCATCGGTACGGATGATAGTCGGGAAGCCAGAGTGCGTGCGCACGTTGATATCACTTATCGGACAGATGCCGCAGAAGGCGATCGAGCGGCGGGCATGATGGCCTCGTTGCTGAATACGCCTGAGCACCTTGCTAGATCGCAGGCGTGGTATGACAGCCAGTTGACCGGGCTTGACCTGAATTCGCAGGAAGGGCGAGATGCCCGGCTGGCGTTTCTGGCATCCGAAGGGGCATTCCTGCTGCGCTATTTTGGCTTTATGGCGGTCGATGACGAGACCTGGAAAGCCATTTTCTCTGATATTTCCCGCCTGCTACCCGAGCGCACTGCTTCCTGAGTCAGAACCTCTTTTCAGAAGGCGCATTGATTATGGTTTGGTGGATGATTGGTCATCTGACTGCTGCGTCGCCATAATCTTGTCCAGATTCCCTTCGACCCATATCGACAGCTCTTTTACCCGCACACCTACCTCTTTGCCTAATGGGGTGAGGCTATACTCAACATGTGGCGGGACAACCGGATAGGCCGTTCGCAGGACAAAACCATCACTTTCCAACCATTGCAGAGTCTGCGCCAGCATGCGCTCGCTCACGCCGCCAATCCGTCGACGCAGTTGACTGAAGCGATGCGTATCATCAAGTAATGCGATCAGAATCAGTACGCCCCAGCGGCTGGTGACGTGATTAAGTATCTGGCGAGACGGACATTTCTCAGCGAAGACATTGCCGGTTGGCAGAATAGGGGGCAATAAATCGATGGGTGTTTTGGGTTGACTCACTATACTTACCTTTATGTATGTACTTACTTAAAGTTAGCTTTGCCGATATTATGCCAGCCACTGCCCGTCAATAAAAGACGGTTAATAAAAGACGGTTAATAAAGACAGTCAATAAAAGGAGATCAAGATGATTGCTATTACTGGTGCATCCGGCCAATTGGGCCGTTTGGTTATCGCACAACTGTTAGAGAAGGTTCCGGCGAGCGACATCGTGGCGCTGGTGCGTGATGTCAATAAAGTTGCCGATCTGTCGGCGCTTGGCGTGCAGGTGAAAGCCGCAGATTACAACCAGCCAGAGGCGCTGGCTTCCGCGCTGCAAGGTGTGGATAAAGTGCTGCTGATCTCCTCCAGCGAAGTCGGGCAGCGTGCGGCACAACACCGTAATGTGATCGAAGCCGCCGCGAAAGCTGGAGTGAAATTACTGGCCTACACCAGCTTGCTGCACGCGGATAAATCACCGTTGGCGCTGGCGGAAGAGCACCGTCAAACCGAAGCGTTACTGAAAGATTCTGGTTTACCGCACGTACTGCTACGCAACGGCTGGTATACCGAGAACTATGCGGCCAGCATCCCTGCGGCGTTGGAGCACGGCGTATTTATCGGCAGTGCGGGCGAAGGAAAAATTACGTCTGCAACCCGTGAAGATTTCGCTGCCGCTGCCGTTGCGGTACTGACGAAGGAAGGGCAGGCTGGCAAAGTTTATGAACTGGCCGGTGATGAGCCTTATACGTTGGCAGAGCTGGCTGCGGAGATTAGCAAGCAGTCTGGTAAATCTATCGGTTATCAAAACCTGTCTGAAGCGGAGTTCACCGCTGCGCTGGTTTCCGCTGGGCTACCTGATGTTTTCGCGCAGATTATTGCAGATTCAGACGTCGGCGCATCCAAAGGCGGTCTGTTTGATGGTGGTAAGCAACTAAGCCAACTGATTGGTCGTTCAACAACACCGTTGTCAGCGGTAGTAAAAGCGACGCTGAAATAAGTGTCACAATAGGCTCAGCATTCATGCTGAGCCTATCGTATTACCTTGTCAGAACAGGCCAATCCTTAGTCACATCGTTTATTTATCAAGATGTTGGATTGCTTTCCTGCACTTGATTACTCACGTTTTGTTTCTTTTTGGCCGCCAGTAAATTACCTATCGGCTGTTCAATGAATTGATAAAGCAGCCAGCCAGCGATAAGGCTGACCGCTCCAGCGGCGATGATCAGCAGCGCAGCGTCTATCACGTTGTATTGATTGCCATCAGTCCATGCATTTAGCAAGCGAAGTACTAAGAAATGAATCAGATAAAAGCAGAAAGAAATGCTTCCTAACCATTGCATTGATTTTGCATGTAAAAAAGATCGCTTACCCTGTAGGTCATTCACTGCAAGTGAGCCGATTAATAATGTCAGCG is a window of Pectobacterium punjabense DNA encoding:
- a CDS encoding MFS transporter, with translation MQSPKKWLILAIVSSALFLIVIDMTVLYTALPTLTHDLHATASDKLWIVNIYALVASGLLLGMGTLGDKLGHKPLFISGLVVFGTASLLAAYSPTPGILIAARALLAVGAAMMMPATLSIIRLTFADERERALAIGIWAAVASGGAAFGPVMGGILLEYFWWGSVFLINVPVVLLALIMGITVIPHRPGNASHRWDFIGSLLIMVGLIGVTYAIKELGKRVPSYDDALIALLIGVAFITLFVRRQRNSTHPLVDFSLFRLRPFSAAVAAAIVAAAALIGMELAFTQRLQLVVGLSPLQAGLFILPLSLASFISGPLTGKILPHVSSGKILAAGLLISALGMGSYLLLHNASTVVQIISLTVIGAGVGSTMTAASSTIMQVAPAAKAGMAASIEEVSYELGGATGVTLMGSLLSFAYSATFMLPTGFSVPDTAYDSLDEALIFAESLPENMQRTLITQAHAAFDSGFSAVLAAATLILLLTSAFVWITRNHKQHRNQAADA
- a CDS encoding TetR/AcrR family transcriptional regulator; the protein is MGRHKSINRACVLDAAEQIVRTQGTAALTIDAVAKAAGVTKGGIQSCFGTKDELIHAMYQRWEDEFDEMAAMCIGTDDSREARVRAHVDITYRTDAAEGDRAAGMMASLLNTPEHLARSQAWYDSQLTGLDLNSQEGRDARLAFLASEGAFLLRYFGFMAVDDETWKAIFSDISRLLPERTAS
- a CDS encoding winged helix-turn-helix transcriptional regulator — encoded protein: MSQPKTPIDLLPPILPTGNVFAEKCPSRQILNHVTSRWGVLILIALLDDTHRFSQLRRRIGGVSERMLAQTLQWLESDGFVLRTAYPVVPPHVEYSLTPLGKEVGVRVKELSIWVEGNLDKIMATQQSDDQSSTKP
- a CDS encoding SDR family oxidoreductase; translation: MIAITGASGQLGRLVIAQLLEKVPASDIVALVRDVNKVADLSALGVQVKAADYNQPEALASALQGVDKVLLISSSEVGQRAAQHRNVIEAAAKAGVKLLAYTSLLHADKSPLALAEEHRQTEALLKDSGLPHVLLRNGWYTENYAASIPAALEHGVFIGSAGEGKITSATREDFAAAAVAVLTKEGQAGKVYELAGDEPYTLAELAAEISKQSGKSIGYQNLSEAEFTAALVSAGLPDVFAQIIADSDVGASKGGLFDGGKQLSQLIGRSTTPLSAVVKATLK